One region of Tistrella mobilis genomic DNA includes:
- a CDS encoding NHLP leader peptide family RiPP precursor — protein MISHDEAHRKIVAKAAEDPAFRAALVADPRAAVASLLGIEIPSAVSVTVVEDSPTHLHIVLPAENDQLSDADLEAVAGGAGVNWGIARDFFNTGPTAASGGRPMGWDEA, from the coding sequence ATGATCAGCCATGACGAGGCCCACCGGAAAATCGTCGCCAAGGCCGCGGAGGACCCGGCGTTCCGCGCGGCGCTGGTTGCCGATCCACGCGCGGCGGTTGCGTCGCTTCTGGGTATCGAGATACCTTCAGCTGTGTCGGTGACCGTGGTCGAGGACAGCCCGACACATCTGCACATCGTGTTGCCGGCGGAAAACGATCAACTTTCAGATGCAGATCTTGAGGCGGTGGCCGGCGGCGCCGGGGTGAACTGGGGCATCGCCCGGGACTTCTTCAACACCGGGCCGACCGCCGCATCAGGCGGGCGGCCGATGGGCTGGGACGAGGCCTGA
- the gcvA gene encoding transcriptional regulator GcvA encodes MSFGNDLPSKRGLIPSLGALLAFEAAARHESFTRAAAELNLTQGAVSRQIRQIEDQLGLALFVRVRQRVTLTDAGRLYLGDVRRALVDLGEATHRVMALAGRGRILNLATLPTFATRWLVPRLPDFFARHPDISINFATRLSPFDFAADPFDAAIHYGRADWAGATAHHLMREVIVPVASPVWRAAHAPDRLEDLARLPLLQQSTRPAAWPAWFAAQGLDAPETVRGMVFEQFAMIAQAAASGLGAALLPRLLIEDDLATGRLEVLFDRAIVPDEAYWIVIPDAKAGQPAVEAFRGWIVAAAGGHSEGRP; translated from the coding sequence ATGAGTTTCGGGAATGATCTGCCGTCGAAGCGCGGGTTGATCCCCTCGCTCGGCGCGCTTCTGGCTTTCGAGGCCGCCGCCCGGCATGAAAGCTTCACCCGGGCGGCAGCCGAGCTGAACCTCACCCAGGGCGCCGTCAGCCGCCAGATCCGCCAGATCGAGGATCAGCTCGGCCTGGCGCTGTTCGTGCGCGTGCGCCAGCGGGTCACCCTCACCGATGCCGGCCGGCTCTATCTGGGCGATGTCCGCCGGGCCCTGGTCGATCTGGGCGAGGCGACCCACCGGGTGATGGCGCTGGCCGGCCGCGGCCGGATCCTCAACCTGGCAACGCTGCCCACCTTCGCCACCCGTTGGCTGGTGCCGCGCCTGCCGGATTTCTTCGCCCGCCATCCCGACATCTCGATCAATTTCGCAACCCGGCTGTCGCCCTTCGATTTTGCGGCCGACCCGTTCGATGCCGCCATCCATTACGGCCGCGCCGATTGGGCCGGCGCCACCGCGCACCACCTGATGCGCGAGGTGATCGTGCCGGTGGCAAGCCCGGTCTGGCGCGCCGCCCATGCCCCCGACCGGCTTGAAGATCTGGCCCGCCTGCCGCTGCTCCAGCAATCCACCCGCCCGGCCGCCTGGCCGGCCTGGTTCGCTGCCCAGGGGCTGGATGCGCCGGAAACCGTGCGCGGCATGGTGTTCGAACAGTTCGCGATGATCGCCCAGGCGGCCGCCTCGGGCCTGGGCGCCGCCCTGCTGCCCCGCCTGCTGATCGAGGACGACCTCGCCACCGGCCGCCTGGAGGTGCTGTTCGATCGCGCCATCGTGCCCGACGAGGCCTATTGGATCGTCATCCCCGACGCCAAGGCCGGCCAGCCGGCGGTGGAGGCGTTTCGCGGCTGGATCGTCGCGGCCGCCGGGGGGCATTCCGAGGGCAGGCCGTAA
- a CDS encoding NHLP leader peptide family RiPP precursor translates to MIAHDEALRRIIARAQEDTGFRDQLKAEPRAALNALLGIEIPSVMTVSVLEDTPTHLHIVLPADDRLNDGALEDEALEMVAGGAWNPFEERTMDSPLPPPDAGDPRWSTFGGGS, encoded by the coding sequence ATGATCGCTCATGACGAGGCCCTGCGGCGGATCATCGCCCGGGCGCAGGAGGATACCGGTTTCCGGGATCAGTTGAAGGCCGAGCCGCGCGCGGCCCTGAACGCGCTGCTGGGGATCGAGATCCCGTCGGTCATGACCGTGTCGGTGCTGGAGGACACGCCGACCCATCTGCATATCGTGCTGCCCGCCGACGACAGGCTGAACGACGGGGCGTTGGAGGACGAGGCATTGGAGATGGTGGCCGGCGGCGCCTGGAACCCCTTCGAAGAACGAACGATGGATTCCCCTCTGCCGCCCCCGGACGCCGGGGATCCCCGCTGGAGCACCTTCGGGGGCGGCAGTTGA
- a CDS encoding acyclic terpene utilization AtuA family protein, protein MSDRIVRIGGASGFWGDSAVGAPQLVRRADIDYLVFDYLAELTMSILASMRAKAPDQGYATDFVDVVMRAVIKDVAAKGIKVLSNAGGVNPRACAAALARLADEAGVSLKIAIVEGDDLLGKLDDLRSAGVTEMFTGAALPEKLMSANAYLGALPVKAALDAGADVVITGRSADSALALGALMHEFGWAADDYDRLAAGSLVGHILECGCQATGGLHTDWDLVPDWAEIGYPIAECAADGSFVVTKPEGTGGLVVPAVVAEQMLYEVGDPAAYMLPDVICDFTAVTMDAVGPDRVRVQGTRGRAPTDSYKASATYMDGWRAVAQLTIIGIDAAAKAQRTADAILDRTRAMFRQANLADYRATCTEILGAESMYGPHARAGGTREVVMRLSASHDDRKALGIFAREIAPAGTSWSPGTTGAGGRPKASPVVRLFSFLMPKRDVTVTVTLGDDVMNIPIPYDGMPMQEVTAEVIADPTIKIGAKIAETANAGTTETGQSTPGFAEIAESAIDGEEIAETTITLPLYSVAWARSGDKGDSSNIGIIARDPGFLPWLRQVVTAEKVQAWFAHLMAADGSVTRFDVPGVHAMNFLLTRALGGGGMASMRNDPLGKGFGQMLLDMEIEVPAGWATHPAVRQRPA, encoded by the coding sequence ATGAGCGACAGGATCGTGCGGATCGGCGGAGCCTCGGGCTTCTGGGGCGACAGCGCCGTGGGCGCGCCGCAGCTGGTCCGCCGGGCCGATATCGACTATCTGGTCTTCGACTATCTGGCCGAGCTGACCATGTCGATCCTGGCCTCGATGCGGGCGAAAGCGCCGGATCAGGGCTATGCCACCGATTTCGTCGACGTGGTCATGCGCGCGGTGATCAAGGACGTCGCGGCCAAGGGAATCAAGGTGTTGAGCAATGCCGGCGGCGTCAATCCGCGGGCCTGCGCCGCGGCGCTGGCCAGGCTTGCCGACGAGGCCGGCGTCAGCCTGAAGATCGCGATCGTCGAAGGCGACGACCTGCTGGGCAAGCTGGACGATCTGCGGTCGGCCGGTGTGACCGAGATGTTCACCGGGGCCGCCCTGCCCGAAAAACTGATGAGCGCCAACGCCTATCTGGGCGCCCTGCCGGTGAAAGCGGCGCTGGATGCCGGCGCCGATGTGGTGATCACCGGCCGCTCGGCCGACAGCGCCCTGGCGCTCGGCGCGCTGATGCATGAATTCGGCTGGGCGGCGGATGACTACGATCGTCTGGCAGCCGGCAGTCTGGTCGGGCATATCCTGGAATGCGGCTGCCAGGCGACCGGCGGCCTGCATACCGACTGGGATCTGGTGCCCGACTGGGCGGAAATCGGCTATCCCATCGCCGAATGCGCCGCGGATGGCAGCTTCGTGGTAACCAAACCCGAAGGCACCGGCGGGCTGGTGGTGCCGGCGGTGGTGGCCGAACAGATGCTCTACGAGGTGGGCGACCCGGCGGCCTATATGCTGCCGGATGTGATCTGCGACTTCACCGCGGTGACGATGGACGCGGTGGGCCCCGATCGCGTGCGTGTGCAGGGAACACGCGGTCGCGCGCCAACCGACAGCTACAAGGCCTCGGCCACCTATATGGATGGCTGGCGCGCGGTGGCCCAGCTGACCATCATCGGCATCGATGCCGCCGCCAAGGCACAGCGCACCGCCGATGCGATTCTGGACCGGACCCGGGCGATGTTCCGCCAGGCCAATCTGGCCGATTACCGGGCGACCTGCACCGAGATCCTGGGCGCCGAATCGATGTATGGTCCGCATGCCCGGGCAGGCGGTACGCGCGAGGTCGTCATGCGGTTGTCGGCAAGCCACGACGACCGCAAGGCGCTTGGCATCTTCGCCCGCGAGATCGCGCCGGCGGGAACCTCGTGGTCGCCCGGCACCACCGGGGCGGGGGGGCGGCCCAAGGCCTCGCCGGTGGTACGGCTGTTCTCGTTTCTTATGCCGAAACGCGATGTGACGGTCACCGTCACGCTGGGCGATGATGTTATGAATATCCCGATACCGTATGACGGCATGCCGATGCAGGAGGTGACGGCGGAGGTAATAGCCGATCCGACTATTAAAATCGGGGCTAAAATAGCCGAAACGGCTAACGCCGGGACGACGGAAACCGGCCAGTCGACGCCCGGTTTTGCGGAAATAGCCGAATCGGCTATTGATGGCGAAGAAATAGCCGAAACGACTATCACGTTGCCTTTGTATTCGGTCGCCTGGGCGCGATCGGGCGACAAGGGCGACAGCTCGAATATCGGCATCATTGCCCGCGACCCCGGCTTTCTGCCCTGGCTGCGCCAGGTGGTGACGGCCGAAAAAGTCCAGGCCTGGTTTGCGCATCTGATGGCCGCAGATGGCAGCGTGACCCGTTTCGACGTGCCGGGGGTGCATGCCATGAACTTCCTGCTGACCCGCGCGCTGGGCGGTGGCGGCATGGCATCGATGCGCAACGACCCGCTGGGCAAGGGCTTCGGCCAGATGCTGCTGGATATGGAGATCGAGGTGCCGGCAGGCTGGGCGACCCACCCGGCCGTGCGGCAACGCCCGGCCTGA
- a CDS encoding 3-oxoacid CoA-transferase subunit B, with product MTATTNSVPRGISRDAMARRAALDIPDGAVVNLGIGIPELVAGHVPAGREVIYHTENGILGFGPPPPPGAEDPELINAGKKPVTLLPGAAFFHHADSFAMIRGGHIDICILGAMQVAANGDLANWSTGAADAVPAVGGAMDLVAGVRRVFVITEHVTRDGAPKLLEACTYPLTGAGVVHRIFTNLAVIDVTPAGFLLRERAPDVSVDTIRALTGAPLALAPGLRVMG from the coding sequence ATGACCGCCACGACCAACAGCGTCCCCCGCGGCATTTCCCGCGATGCCATGGCCCGCCGTGCGGCCCTCGACATCCCCGACGGCGCCGTGGTGAATCTGGGCATCGGCATTCCGGAACTGGTCGCGGGCCATGTGCCGGCCGGGCGCGAGGTGATCTATCACACCGAGAACGGCATTCTGGGCTTCGGCCCGCCGCCGCCGCCCGGGGCGGAAGACCCTGAGCTGATCAATGCCGGCAAGAAGCCGGTGACCCTGCTGCCGGGTGCCGCCTTCTTCCACCATGCCGACAGTTTCGCGATGATCCGCGGCGGCCATATCGACATCTGCATTCTGGGTGCGATGCAGGTGGCGGCCAATGGCGACCTCGCCAACTGGTCGACCGGGGCCGCCGATGCGGTGCCGGCGGTGGGCGGGGCGATGGATCTGGTGGCCGGCGTCCGCCGGGTCTTCGTCATCACCGAGCATGTCACCCGCGACGGCGCGCCCAAGCTGCTCGAAGCCTGCACCTACCCCCTGACCGGCGCCGGGGTGGTCCACCGCATCTTCACCAATCTGGCGGTCATCGACGTGACACCCGCGGGTTTCCTGCTCCGCGAGCGTGCGCCGGATGTGTCGGTCGACACCATCCGCGCGCTCACCGGCGCGCCGCTGGCGCTGGCGCCGGGGCTGCGTGTGATGGGTTGA
- a CDS encoding HPr kinase/phosphorylase: MPELPLWADAERAEDDDRPADIIIRRAAVPARFAEIRAERPLFTVSADGDMRVDIKGHHVFLIRGGREIIVDTDTPDDADCHTYLLGPVLGALCHQRGEVILHAAVLRFGDAAVAICGQSGAGKSTLAATLLARGHRMLADDVTVLRQAAGRTQAWPAYPRMRLWQDAASRSAIDTSALDRCVFDLDKFVVPVDPAFDTTPLPLIALVHLDRCDDPADEALIPLRGLKAAGQLRDNLYRAGMAHALDRTTPLLHATARLAAGIPRHLIARRHMDEHTADRTATRIAAAITGDITAVNPSHAAPAPAPAARR, translated from the coding sequence TTGCCTGAACTCCCCCTGTGGGCGGATGCGGAGCGGGCGGAAGACGATGACCGGCCGGCCGACATCATCATCCGCCGCGCGGCCGTGCCGGCCCGTTTTGCCGAGATCCGCGCCGAGCGGCCTCTGTTCACGGTGTCGGCAGACGGTGATATGCGGGTCGACATCAAGGGCCATCATGTCTTCCTGATCCGCGGCGGCCGCGAGATCATCGTCGATACCGACACGCCCGACGATGCCGACTGCCACACCTATCTGCTGGGCCCGGTGCTCGGCGCGCTCTGCCATCAGCGCGGCGAGGTGATCCTGCATGCCGCCGTCCTGCGCTTCGGCGACGCGGCGGTGGCGATCTGCGGCCAGTCGGGCGCCGGCAAATCCACCCTCGCCGCCACCCTGCTCGCCCGCGGCCATCGCATGCTGGCCGATGACGTCACGGTGCTGCGGCAGGCCGCCGGCCGCACCCAGGCCTGGCCTGCCTATCCGCGCATGCGCCTCTGGCAGGATGCCGCCAGCCGCAGCGCCATCGATACCAGCGCGCTCGACCGCTGCGTCTTCGACCTGGATAAATTCGTCGTGCCGGTCGATCCCGCCTTCGACACCACCCCTCTGCCGCTCATCGCCCTTGTCCATCTGGACCGCTGCGACGACCCGGCGGATGAAGCCCTGATCCCCCTGAGGGGGCTGAAGGCGGCCGGCCAGCTGCGCGACAATCTCTACCGCGCCGGCATGGCCCATGCGCTGGACCGGACCACGCCCCTGCTGCATGCCACCGCCCGCCTCGCCGCCGGCATTCCCCGCCACCTGATCGCCCGCCGCCATATGGACGAGCATACGGCGGATCGCACCGCCACGCGGATCGCAGCGGCCATCACCGGCGACATCACCGCCGTCAACCCATCACACGCAGCCCCGGCGCCAGCGCCAGCGGCGCGCCGGTGA
- a CDS encoding 3-oxoacid CoA-transferase subunit A — MIDKQVPDPAAAVADIPDGATILIGGFGEAGSPIELIHALIDQGARDLVVVNNNTGNGRVGLAALIGAGRVRRMICSYPRSSNSETFPELYRAGKIELELVPQGTLAERIRAGGAGIPAFFTATGVGTVLAEGKEVRDIRGRRYVLEEAITADYALVRAERADRLGNLVYNKAARNFGPIMCQAARVAIVQVREMVPAGAIDPEHVITPGIFVDRVVAIADPAQESVLIARGEQYP, encoded by the coding sequence ATGATCGACAAACAGGTCCCCGACCCCGCAGCCGCGGTGGCCGATATCCCCGACGGTGCCACCATCCTGATCGGCGGCTTCGGCGAGGCCGGCAGCCCGATCGAGCTGATCCATGCGCTGATCGACCAGGGCGCCCGGGATCTGGTGGTGGTCAACAACAACACCGGCAATGGCCGGGTCGGGCTGGCGGCGCTGATCGGTGCCGGCCGCGTGCGCAGGATGATCTGCTCCTATCCGCGCTCGTCCAATTCCGAAACCTTCCCCGAACTCTACCGGGCGGGAAAGATTGAGCTGGAACTCGTGCCCCAGGGCACGCTGGCCGAGCGGATCCGCGCGGGCGGCGCCGGTATCCCGGCCTTCTTCACCGCCACCGGCGTCGGCACCGTGCTGGCCGAGGGCAAGGAGGTGCGCGACATCCGCGGCCGCCGCTATGTTCTGGAAGAGGCGATCACCGCCGATTACGCCCTGGTCCGGGCCGAGCGCGCCGACCGGCTGGGCAATCTGGTCTACAACAAGGCGGCGCGCAATTTCGGCCCGATCATGTGCCAGGCCGCCCGGGTCGCCATCGTCCAGGTCCGCGAGATGGTGCCGGCCGGCGCCATCGATCCCGAACATGTCATAACCCCCGGCATCTTCGTCGACCGGGTGGTCGCCATCGCCGATCCGGCGCAGGAATCGGTGCTGATCGCCCGTGGGGAGCAGTATCCATGA
- a CDS encoding DUF1338 domain-containing protein, with product MTARDTTVLHRLVASVAGPVRTDSLMTTMVVHPALAGATGDRASRAVIAQALNMLLFADLIDRVPAAAAYVAERVAAGGTLCHDHGAVRTVAMAGQGALPAGEAAITRILEPLGYARVGHYPLDRLKMTGRSYAQKDLPEDIAQFFVSELHPERFGPDFEATVLRVTGTSRDPLTPDAAAALDRLAAEGTLDIETATALLPVLVACFDRQHDLPALADYEALKAQSAEMAWIATEGNAFNHATDRVADVDALAEAERAAGRPIKDKVEVSASGRVRQTAYRAAEVERSFRDAGGRIVTRIVPGSFYEFITRDPLPQALATETGRRLDLGFDSSNAQGIFKMTAAA from the coding sequence ATGACCGCCCGTGACACGACCGTGCTCCACCGCCTCGTCGCCTCCGTCGCCGGCCCCGTGCGGACCGACAGCCTGATGACCACCATGGTCGTGCATCCGGCGCTGGCCGGCGCCACCGGCGACCGCGCCTCGCGCGCCGTGATCGCCCAGGCGCTGAACATGCTGCTCTTCGCCGATCTGATCGACCGGGTGCCGGCGGCGGCGGCCTATGTGGCCGAACGGGTGGCGGCCGGCGGCACGCTCTGCCACGATCACGGCGCCGTGCGCACGGTGGCGATGGCCGGCCAGGGCGCCCTGCCCGCCGGCGAGGCCGCGATCACCCGCATCCTGGAGCCGCTGGGCTATGCCCGGGTCGGGCATTATCCGCTCGACCGGCTGAAGATGACCGGCCGGTCCTATGCCCAGAAGGACCTGCCCGAAGACATCGCCCAGTTCTTCGTGAGCGAGCTGCACCCGGAACGTTTCGGCCCCGACTTCGAGGCAACGGTGCTGCGGGTGACCGGCACGTCGCGCGATCCGCTGACGCCCGACGCCGCAGCGGCGCTCGACCGGCTGGCCGCGGAAGGCACGCTGGACATCGAGACCGCAACCGCCCTGCTGCCGGTGCTGGTCGCCTGTTTCGACCGCCAGCACGACCTGCCGGCACTGGCCGATTACGAGGCGCTGAAGGCGCAGTCGGCGGAAATGGCCTGGATCGCGACCGAGGGCAACGCCTTCAACCACGCCACCGACCGCGTCGCCGATGTCGACGCCCTGGCCGAGGCAGAACGCGCCGCCGGCCGGCCGATCAAGGACAAGGTGGAGGTCTCGGCCTCGGGCCGCGTGCGCCAGACCGCCTATCGCGCCGCCGAGGTGGAGCGGTCGTTCCGCGACGCCGGGGGCCGGATCGTCACCCGCATCGTGCCCGGCAGCTTCTACGAGTTCATCACCCGCGACCCCCTGCCCCAGGCTCTGGCGACCGAGACCGGCCGGCGGCTGGATCTGGGCTTCGACAGCAGCAACGCCCAGGGCATCTTCAAGATGACGGCGGCGGCGTAA
- a CDS encoding sporulation protein, whose product MIKTMLGAAGTSGLAVETVPALREVRVGEVLDGVVEIEGGIAPLHIARVTLDLVVRALIHPDPRRQPDGEGAAGEGEDAPEPHHGLIMIAAETIATDLALDAGQALALPFAIEIPAHAPLSLGLSTAGLRTRVEVDGAQDGADGDAVRILPDRWTGAVLDAMEHLDFRLAEAEIRHIPGDACPFFQSFVFRPMSLRDLRVECVDLAFRPRDHGVHVDMEVDNRGSLFTAAREGRVGFDIDDELLQMGADAVAGLLREEIDRLKGPIMA is encoded by the coding sequence ATGATCAAAACCATGTTGGGAGCGGCCGGCACGTCCGGGCTGGCGGTGGAGACCGTGCCGGCGCTGCGCGAGGTGCGGGTGGGGGAGGTGCTGGATGGCGTGGTGGAGATCGAAGGCGGTATTGCCCCCCTGCATATCGCGCGTGTGACGCTCGATCTGGTGGTGCGGGCGCTGATCCATCCCGATCCGCGCCGGCAGCCGGACGGCGAGGGGGCGGCGGGCGAGGGGGAAGATGCCCCGGAGCCCCATCACGGGCTGATCATGATCGCGGCAGAGACCATCGCCACCGACCTCGCGCTGGATGCGGGTCAGGCGCTGGCGCTGCCCTTCGCGATCGAGATCCCGGCTCATGCGCCGCTCTCGCTCGGCCTCTCCACCGCCGGGCTGCGCACGCGGGTGGAGGTGGACGGCGCCCAGGACGGCGCCGATGGCGATGCCGTGCGCATCCTGCCCGACCGCTGGACCGGCGCGGTGCTCGATGCCATGGAGCATCTTGATTTCCGCCTGGCGGAGGCAGAGATCCGGCACATTCCCGGCGATGCCTGCCCCTTCTTCCAGAGTTTCGTTTTCCGGCCGATGTCGCTGCGTGATCTGCGGGTGGAATGCGTGGACCTCGCCTTCCGCCCCCGTGACCATGGCGTGCATGTCGACATGGAGGTGGACAATCGCGGCAGCCTGTTCACGGCGGCGCGCGAAGGCCGGGTCGGGTTCGATATCGATGATGAACTGCTGCAGATGGGCGCCGATGCCGTCGCCGGCCTGCTGCGGGAAGAGATCGACCGGTTGAAGGGGCCGATCATGGCCTGA
- a CDS encoding NHLP leader peptide family RiPP precursor, producing the protein MIDHDEALRRIITRAREDAGFRDQLKADPRAAVASLLGIEIPSAVSVTVVEDSPTHLHIVLPAENDQLSDADLEAVAGGAGVSWSPTGPSTASGGSLLADWNDA; encoded by the coding sequence ATGATCGATCACGACGAGGCCCTGCGGCGGATCATTACCCGGGCGCGGGAAGATGCCGGCTTCCGGGATCAATTGAAGGCCGACCCACGCGCAGCGGTTGCGTCACTTCTGGGTATCGAGATACCTTCAGCTGTGTCGGTGACCGTGGTCGAGGACAGCCCGACACATTTGCACATCGTGTTGCCGGCGGAAAATGATCAACTTTCAGATGCAGATCTGGAGGCGGTCGCCGGCGGCGCCGGGGTGAGCTGGTCCCCGACGGGGCCAAGCACCGCTTCGGGCGGCAGTCTGTTGGCCGACTGGAACGATGCCTGA
- a CDS encoding acyl-CoA dehydrogenase family protein, whose translation MQLSPSPRAADLKARLEAFMAEHIYPAEARYYRESEELGPWKVQPVVEELKPLARAAGLWNLFLPDSEHGAGLSNLDYAPLCEVMGRSHLAPEVFNCSAPDTGNMEVLARYGTPEQQALWLTPLLEGRIRSGFAMTEPAVASSDATNIESRITRDGDHYVVNGRKWFTTGATDPRCKILIFMGKTDPDNADRHRQQSMILVPMDTPGITVHRPLPVFGFYGMPDRASEVSFEDVRVPAGNMLLGEGRGFEIAQGRLGPGRIHHCMRLIGLAERVLEKVCARAEERVAFGRPVAEQTVTLERIAEARIAIEQSRLLTLKAAWMMDTVGNKQARAEIAMIKVAVPNMACRVIDMAIQLFGGAGVTNDFALGAAYATARLLRIADGPDEVHRNQIGRLELRRQRMARG comes from the coding sequence ATGCAGCTTTCCCCCTCCCCCCGCGCCGCCGATCTCAAGGCCCGGCTTGAAGCCTTCATGGCCGAACACATCTACCCGGCCGAGGCCCGCTACTATCGCGAAAGTGAGGAATTGGGGCCGTGGAAGGTCCAACCGGTTGTGGAAGAGCTGAAGCCCCTGGCCCGCGCGGCCGGGCTCTGGAACCTGTTTCTGCCCGACAGCGAACATGGCGCCGGCCTGTCCAACCTCGATTACGCGCCGCTCTGCGAGGTGATGGGCCGCTCGCATCTGGCGCCGGAAGTCTTCAACTGTTCGGCCCCCGACACCGGCAACATGGAGGTGTTGGCACGCTATGGCACGCCGGAACAGCAGGCCCTCTGGCTGACCCCGCTGCTTGAAGGGCGCATCCGATCCGGCTTTGCGATGACCGAACCCGCCGTCGCCTCGTCGGATGCCACCAATATCGAAAGCCGCATCACCCGCGATGGCGACCATTACGTCGTCAACGGCCGCAAATGGTTCACCACCGGCGCCACGGATCCGCGCTGCAAGATCCTGATCTTTATGGGAAAAACCGACCCGGACAATGCCGACCGGCACCGTCAGCAGTCGATGATCCTGGTGCCGATGGATACGCCCGGCATCACCGTGCACCGGCCGCTGCCGGTCTTCGGTTTCTACGGCATGCCCGATCGTGCGTCGGAGGTGAGTTTTGAAGACGTGCGCGTGCCGGCCGGCAACATGCTGCTGGGTGAAGGCCGCGGCTTCGAAATCGCCCAGGGCCGGCTGGGGCCGGGCCGGATCCATCACTGCATGCGCCTGATCGGCCTGGCCGAACGGGTGCTGGAAAAGGTCTGCGCCCGCGCCGAGGAACGGGTCGCCTTCGGCCGGCCGGTGGCCGAGCAGACCGTGACGCTGGAGCGGATCGCCGAGGCGCGGATCGCCATCGAACAGTCCCGCCTGCTTACCCTGAAGGCGGCCTGGATGATGGACACGGTGGGCAACAAGCAGGCCAGGGCCGAGATCGCCATGATCAAGGTGGCGGTGCCGAACATGGCCTGCCGGGTGATCGACATGGCCATCCAGCTGTTCGGCGGGGCCGGCGTGACCAATGATTTCGCCCTGGGCGCCGCCTATGCCACCGCCCGTCTGCTGCGCATCGCCGATGGTCCCGACGAGGTCCACCGCAACCAGATCGGCCGGCTGGAACTGCGTCGCCAGCGCATGGCGCGCGGTTGA